The Bradyrhizobium oligotrophicum S58 genome contains the following window.
CGGCTGGTGGCGATAGCCCTTGCGCTGCTTCATCGGCGGCACCGGATCAGATCCCGTGGTCAGCGCCAGGCGATCGACCGCGGCGACGAGATCGACCGACGGCAGGTTCAGCACGCACTCCCCGGTACGCCGCATGTTCTGCGGCGTCTTCGATCCGGCGGCGAGGCCCAGCATGCAGCGCCAGCCGAGCCAGAACGCAGAGGACATCGGCGCGAGATTGCAGCTGCCGTCCTCGTTGACCGTGCTGATGAGGACCACGGGCGTTCCGAAGTAGAGGATGCCCGGCTCGATCGTCGTATGCATGGGTAGCTCTCCAGGTGATGCATCTCGGCGGCGAGGTCGCGCGCCGCGCGGAGAGGGCTCAGGCCGCCCGTCTCGCCCTGAAGGTGCCTCGATCGTAACGAGGTGCTCCACCCGATTCCCGAACGGGCCGGATCAAGTACACAACGGCTTGAGCTGGAGATCTGCGCGCGCAAGGCTGCGGCAGATGGCGATCCCGGCATGACTCGAACATGCGACCTACGGTTTAGGAAACCGCCGCTCTATCCAGCTGAGCTACGGGACCGGAGCCTGCACCGAAGTGCACCTGCTTCGCCGCCTCCATAGCAGACCCGGACACCGACCGGAAGCCTCCCGTCGGTCCTTGGACGAGACAGCCCGCCGCGGCACGACGCCACCCGGTATTGTGACGGGACGACGATGGGGAACGCCGCTGCATGATGCCGGTTGAGGCGGGGGCGTGCCGGCCCGATCACACCCCCGTTGGGAGCGGCGGATTGACTATCCGGGAGGCAGCCAATGGTCTAAGAGAGCGGCGCCGATGCGGAACCGGCCTCGGGATCGCCGTATTGGTCGTGCCTGAGCGCAGCTCGTGGGCGCGGGACAGCCGTCCTGCGACACCGGGCCGCCCAGCCGGGCACGCCCGCCCAATTTCAGCCGAGGGAAATAGAAACGTCGATGCTCATCCGGTCGGTCATTTCAGGCGCGCTCGCAAGCTTCCTCTCCATCGCCGCCGCAGGCGCGCAGGACACCCGCAATCTGCTGGAGTCCAAGGAGTCGCTCTACAACAACATCTATGTCTATGAGCAGGCGCCTTACCGCAGCATGACGTTCGGCCATAACCGGCGGATCTATACCGAGAGCGTCTACAACACCCGCGACGAGCTCGATCTGCCGGTCGACTATACCCGCTTCATGACCGCGAGCGTGATGTACACCAAGGACATCCGCTCGATCCTGGAGATCGGCTTCGGCGGCGGCCGTACCGCCTGGTACCTGCATCGCTTCCTGCCCAAGGTGCAGGTGACGTCGGTCGAGCTCGATCCGACCGTGCTGGAGCTTGCCAAGAAATATTTCGGCATCAAGGAGGAGCCGAACTTCCACGTCGCCAACCGCGACGGAAGGCTGTTCGTGCAGGAATCCAAGGAGCGCTACGACATCATCCTGATCGATGCCTATCGCGGTCCGTTCGTGCCGTTCCATCTCTTGACCAAGGAATTCTACCAGCTGGTCAAGGACCACCTCGCCGAGGGCGGCGTGGTGGCGCAGAACGTCGAGCCCTCGACCATGCTGTTCGATGCCGCGGTCAAGACCATTCACAGCGTCTTCCCGCAGGTCGACTTCTACGAGGCCGGTGGCAACATCGTCATGGTCGCCTATCCCGGCGACGAGCGGAAGCCCGAGGATCTCGCCGGCATCGCGCAAGAGCGCGACAAGGAATTCGGCTTCCGCTACAAGCTCGCCGACATGCTGGCGCAGCGCAAGCGCATCGACATCGACAATGGCCAGGTGATCGACGCCAAGGCCAAGGTGCTGACCGACGACTTCGCCCCTGTCGAGGCCCTGAAGACCATCGAGCGTCACAACAGGAAGCTGCCGTGAGCGCGCCGGTCTCCCGCGCAGGCCTGCTGGCGATCTATCTCTGCTCCTTCCTGGTCGGCTGCGTGCTGATGGGCTTCGAGATGCTCGGCAGCCGCTATCTCAATCCCTATTTCGGCAGCGGCATCGGCGCCTGGGCGAGCCTGATCTCGACCGTGCTGTGCGCGCTCGCAATCGGCTATTTCGCCGGCAGCGCCATCGTCGACCGCCAGCCGACGACGCGCACCATCGGCACCATGATCCTGATCGCGGCGGCCTACATGGCGCTGGTGCCGGCGACGGCCGATTCGGTCATGGCCGACATCCTCGACACCATCGGCGACGGTCCGACCGCCACGCTGATGGCGTCGACCGCGCTGCTGCTGGTGCCGCTGACCTTGCTGGGCACGTTCTCGCCGATCGCCGTCAGCCTGCTGACGCGCTCGGCCAACGAGGCCGGCCGCGTCGCCGGTCTCGTCTACGGCGTCTCGACCATCGGCAATGTCGTCGGCACGCTGGTCACGACGTTCGCGCTGATCCCGACCATCGGCTCGCGTGCGATCACCTATTACTTTGCCGTGGTCCTGGCTGGCTGCGCCGGCATCCTGTTCATCCCCTTCGACAAGAAGGCATCCTGACGTTCGTTTTGAAGAGATTGCATCGTTGAAGAGATTGCGGATGACCGAGTTCTGGCCTCGTTGGACAGCCACCGCGGCAATGGCCGCCCTCCTCCTGGCATCGCCGGCAGCACGGGCCGCGGAGCCGCAGATCGAGCTGTGGGACGGCCAGCGCGCGATGACTGTCATCGCCGATCTCCTGCGCTTCACACCGCGCGCGATGGGCGAGCCGGGCCATCAGCAGACGATCGACTACATCAAGGCGGCGATGGCCAAGAGTGCCGCCGATGCCGTGCTGACGCAGAGCTTCACCGCCAAGGGCGATGACGGCAAGGCGATCCCGCTCACTAACATCATCGCCCGCTTCCAGGTGCAGAACCCGCGCCGCGTCATCGTCGCCACGCATTACGACAGCATCATCAAGGCCTATCGCGACGCCAAATCGCCGGACGCGCCGATGCCCGGCGCCAACAATTCGGCCTCCGCCGTCGCGCTGCTGCTGGAGACGGCGCGCGTGCTGTCGCTGTCGCCGAAGCTCGACATCGGCATCGACATGATCTTCTTCGACGGCGAGGAGGGACCGAAATCGCTCGGCGCCGGCGATCCGACCTGGCACGCGCTGGGCTCGCCGCATTTCGCAGCGAATCTGAAGGACTACTACCCGTCGCGCAAGCCGGAGAAGGCGGTCGATTTCGACATGGTCTGCGACAAGGATCTCAAGCTGCAGCCGGAGCCGTCGTCGGTGGCCTCGGCACTGCCGGAGGTCAAGAAGTTCTGGAGCCTCGGCAGCCGCATCGCGCCGCTGGCGTTCTCGCCGGAGCTCACGTCCTACCCGATCAGCGATGACCACACGGCGCTGCAGCAGGCGGGCATTCCGAGCTTCCTGGTCATCGACTTCGACTACGAGCCCTATTTCAACACCACGCAGGATACGATCGAGCAGTGCTCGGCGCAGAGCCTCGAGACCGTCGGCCGCACGTTGCTGCGCTATCTCTATACGCCCTGAGCGACCCGGCGCGGGGAGATGCAGGCCGCACGGATCGCAGCCGCCAGCCCGTGCGGATCATCGGTCCCGAGGCGGCGGACATCGTCGCGGCCAATGCGCAGCTCCACGGCATCGAGCCCGGATACGGTGTAGAAGCGCGTCCCCGAAACGATGCCGACGCCGAGCCCGTGCCACCAGCGGTTACGCGCGACGGCGATCTCCGTGATGGCGTCGAGCGCAACATGATAGCGCCACAGGCCGGGGCCGAAGAACCAGCGCAGCTCGCCATCGCCGACCTCCACCGTCAGCGACGAGAACAGCACCGCGATCACGAGCTCGGTTGCGAGCAGAAGCATGGCG
Protein-coding sequences here:
- a CDS encoding fused MFS/spermidine synthase, which translates into the protein MSAPVSRAGLLAIYLCSFLVGCVLMGFEMLGSRYLNPYFGSGIGAWASLISTVLCALAIGYFAGSAIVDRQPTTRTIGTMILIAAAYMALVPATADSVMADILDTIGDGPTATLMASTALLLVPLTLLGTFSPIAVSLLTRSANEAGRVAGLVYGVSTIGNVVGTLVTTFALIPTIGSRAITYYFAVVLAGCAGILFIPFDKKAS
- a CDS encoding M28 family peptidase → MTEFWPRWTATAAMAALLLASPAARAAEPQIELWDGQRAMTVIADLLRFTPRAMGEPGHQQTIDYIKAAMAKSAADAVLTQSFTAKGDDGKAIPLTNIIARFQVQNPRRVIVATHYDSIIKAYRDAKSPDAPMPGANNSASAVALLLETARVLSLSPKLDIGIDMIFFDGEEGPKSLGAGDPTWHALGSPHFAANLKDYYPSRKPEKAVDFDMVCDKDLKLQPEPSSVASALPEVKKFWSLGSRIAPLAFSPELTSYPISDDHTALQQAGIPSFLVIDFDYEPYFNTTQDTIEQCSAQSLETVGRTLLRYLYTP
- a CDS encoding spermidine synthase, whose translation is MLIRSVISGALASFLSIAAAGAQDTRNLLESKESLYNNIYVYEQAPYRSMTFGHNRRIYTESVYNTRDELDLPVDYTRFMTASVMYTKDIRSILEIGFGGGRTAWYLHRFLPKVQVTSVELDPTVLELAKKYFGIKEEPNFHVANRDGRLFVQESKERYDIILIDAYRGPFVPFHLLTKEFYQLVKDHLAEGGVVAQNVEPSTMLFDAAVKTIHSVFPQVDFYEAGGNIVMVAYPGDERKPEDLAGIAQERDKEFGFRYKLADMLAQRKRIDIDNGQVIDAKAKVLTDDFAPVEALKTIERHNRKLP